In Mustela erminea isolate mMusErm1 chromosome 15, mMusErm1.Pri, whole genome shotgun sequence, the following proteins share a genomic window:
- the GGACT gene encoding gamma-glutamylaminecyclotransferase: MARVFVYGTLKRGQPNHGVLRDRANGCAAFRGRGRTLEPYPLVIAGEHNIPWLLNLPGQGQRVLGEIYAVDERMLSFLDEFEGCPNMYQRTPLRITVLEWEGARGAPEETPAADGTLQCFVYSTVTYAPEWVHLPHHDDYDSQGGHGLRYNPRENR, encoded by the coding sequence ATGGCCCGCGTGTTCGTGTATGGGACCCTGAAGAGAGGCCAGCCCAACCATGGGGTCCTGCGGGACCGCGCCAACGGCTGCGCTGCCTTCCGTGGCCGGGGCCGCACGCTGGAGCCCTACCCCTTGGTCATCGCTGGTGAACATAACATCCCGTGGCTGCTCAACCTCCCAGGGCAGGGGCAGCGTGTGCTCGGCGAGATCTATGCGGTGGACGAGCGGATGCTGAGCTTCCTCGATGAGTTCGAGGGCTGCCCCAACATGTACCAGCGCACCCCGCTGCGGATCACCGTCCTCGAGTGGGAAGGCGCGCGTGGGGCCCCCGAGGAGACGCCGGCCGCTGACGGGACCCTGCAGTGCTTCGTGTACAGCACAGTCACCTACGCCCCCGAGTGGGTCCACCTCCCGCACCACGACGATTATGACTCCCAGGGGGGGCACGGCCTCCGCTATAATCCACGGGAGAACAGATGA